The sequence TACGCTTTTGTATAAAATTCAGAAGAACGGCCGAACAGAATATCGAGCGTCACATCGGATGCGAGCTCGCGGATGAGCATCTCTTTCCCGCTCATAGCCGTATTCCGGCATTTCGTTCCGATCATCAGCTTCGGCTTCGTGACGTCCATCCGCAGGTCGCTGCGCGTCTCGGCCGCTTCATCCGGCTCATCCGGGAACTGCCGGACGACAGGTTCAGGTGCCTTGAATGATTTCGAATGCTGGTCCTCTTTCACGAACTTCAACATTTCTGCAGGGTCGACATTACCCACCGCAAAGAACACCATGTTGGATGGGTGGTAGAACGTTTCATAGCATTCATACAGATGGTCGGCTGTGATGTCCTGAATGGTTTCGACGGTTCCCGCGATATCAATGCGGACCGGATGGTTCCTGAACAGATTTTCGATTGTCCCGAAGTACTGGCGCCAGTCCGGCTGGTCATCATACATCGTGATTTCCTGTGCGATGATGCCTTTTTCCTTCTCGACGGTCTTCTCTGTGAAATACGGCTGCTGTACGAAATCCAGGAGAGTCTTCGTGTTTTTGTACAGGTTCGATGTAGATGAAAACAAGTAGGAAGTCCGTGTGAATGACGTGAATGCATTTGCGGCTGCCGCATTTTCACTAAATTCCTGGAAGACATCCCCCTCTTCCTTTTCAAACATCTTGTGTTCCAGGAAGTGCGCAATCCCATCAGGGACCGTTACGTACTCCTTTCTATCCCGCGGGATGAATGTACGATCGACGGAGCCGTATTTTGTCGTGAATGTCACGTACGTCTTCGAAAACCCTTCTTTCGGAAGAACGTAGACGTTCAACCCATTCTCAAGCTTTTCGTGATACAGCGTTTCCTGCAGCTGATTGAAATGTATTTCATTCATCTTCGAGTGCCTCCCGTCCGGAAAGAAGATACGTGATCTCTTTCGTAAGCTGTCCCGCCATCTGCTGGACGTCTTCCTTCGTCACCTGTTCCCACTTCGCAATCAGGTGATCAGCGCGGAAGTTTTCGTCCAGCTGTTTATATTGGTCGTAAATATCGATCTGGCCTTTTGCCGAGTCGAATGCGCTGCGTATACTGTTCGACAGCAGTGCGAGCGTCTGCCTCATTTCCAGATCCGAGATCTTCCCTTGTTTCATGGCTTCGATCTGCTCACCGATCAATCTTGCCGTTTTTTCCTCTTCTTCCGCATCGATTCCCGACATGATATACAGCAGACCATACTGGGATGAATAGGAGCTGGAGCAGTAGTAGGCCAGACTCTCTTTTTCACGAACATTGACGAACAGCTTGCTGTGCGCAAATCCGCCGAGGACTCCGTTGGCCATCTGCATTTTCGGATAATCGGGATGGCGGAAGTCGACCGGCGTGCTGTAAGCCATGTTGAGTTTCCCCTGTTTCATGTCCTGTTTCTCGCGGATATGTTTCGGCGGGGTCTCCCCGGAATGCTCATGACCGGCCGGCTGGACCGTTTGACGGTCTCCCGCCGGGAAGCTGAACAGGTCTTTCACCTGTTCGATCATCTGCTGCTCATCGATATCGCCGAGCACGTAGATATCGATCGAGTCGTTGTTCAGCATGCTGTCGTATGTCTGTCTGAGAGTTTCTGCCGTCACGGCCAGTACAGCCTCCTCCGATCCGTTCGCGGAGAGGGATGCCGGTTCGCCCGGGCGGATCAGTTCGAGCATCCGCTTGTTGGCGTAGCGAGTCTTGTCGTTGTAGACGGAGCGGATCCGATCCGCCACCGATTGTTTCTCACGTTCGACGATCGTTTCACTGAACGCTCCGTCTGTGAGGTTCGGCTCGAACAGGCTCTCCTTGACCAGAGACAGCAGCTGCTCGAACACCGGGCCATCCGGATTGTTCAGATACTCATCGTTGACACTTTCCGCAAACACCATCAGGCTGTGTTGGTTCCCCCGCTTGCCCGTGTCCGTGTAGAATACCGCACCATACAGCTCTTCGAGAGCCTGGCGCAGTTTCGTGCGGGTCGGATAATGGGCAGTCGAGTCTTCCAGGACATTCGCAAGCACCGTACGGGCTCCCGCGTTCTCCTCTGTCAGAGGCGCCGTGAATTTGATGGAGAGACTGATGGTTTTGAACTGAGCAGTCGGGCGTGTATAAAGAGTGACACCGGGCTGCAGAATAGTTTTGTTGAACATTCACCTACACCTCGATTTATCAAAATGGATTCAGTTCGTTCACGTACAAAGCGTACAGTAGCAGTATGCTTCTTTCCAACTTCACTATACATTTCCAAAGTGGCGCATTCAAGCGAAGGGACCCACAAAAAAACTGCCCCGCGCCATCCTTTGCAGGACAGCCGGGACAGTCTGATATCAACGGGACCCTTTGACGTACGGATCACCGAGTGCTTTCGGACCATTCGCCCGACCGATGAATCCGGCCAGTGCAACGATTGTCAGCACATATGGCAGGATGTACAGCACGAACGATGGGACGTTTTCCATGAACGGCAGCGACGAGGAGTTGATCGCCAGCGCCTGTGCGAAGCCGAAGAAGATGGCAGCGCCCATTGCTCCGATCGGATGCCATTTTCCGAAGATCATCGCAGCCAGCGCCATGAAGCCCTGGCCGTTGATAGTCGCATGGCCGAAGTCATTTGTCATCGTCTGGGCATAGACGGCACCGCCCATACCGGCAAGTCCGCCGGAGATGATGACAGCGATGTAACGGATGCGGTTGACCTTGATCCCCATCGTATCAGCTGCCATCGGATGCTCACCGACAGAACGGAGACGCAGGCCGAATGGCGTTTTGTAGATGATGAACCAGGCGAGAACCGCTATGGAGATTGCCAAGATCGACGAACCATATACCGACTTGAAGAACATCGGACCAAGTACAGGGATGTCCTTCAAGAAGGGAATGTTGAAGCGGGCGATCTTTTCCTGGATGAAATCCGTCTGCCCTTTCCCGTAGATCATCTTCACCGAGAATAGGGCGATCGCGATCCCCAGCAGGTTGATGGCCACCCCTGAGACGACCTGGTCGGCGCGGAAGGTTATCGAAGCGACCGCATGCATCAGCGAGAAGATCGCCGATACCAGCATGGCTGCAAGAATCGAAACCCACGGTGTCCAGGCGCCGAATGTATCGGCGAAGAACAAGTTGAATACGATACCGACGAACGCACCCATGACCATAAGACCTTCCAGCCCGATATTGATGACACCGGAGCGTTCGGAGAACACTCCGCCAATCGCTGTGAAGATGAGGGGGGCTGCATACGCAATCGACAAAGGTACGATTATATACAATACATTAAGGAGCGTACTCATCTCACTTCGCCTCCTTTTTCTTGCTCAGTCGCAGCAAGCCGACCCGGATGATATAGCCTGATGCTACAAAGAATATGATTAACGCAATGACAATCGAAACGATTTCAATCGGGATATTGGCGGCATTCGGCATGTTGTTCGCACCGTATTTGAGGGAACCGAACAAGCTGGCACCGAATATTACGCCAAGCGGTGTATTGGCACCAAGGAGCGCAACGGCGATCCCATCGAATCCGATTCCGGTGAAACCGGCACGGGACGAAATATTTCCGAACGTTCCGAGTGCTTCCATAGCGCCGCCAAGTCCGGCGAACGCCCCTGAAATGACCATTGCCAGGATGATGTTCTTCTTCACGTTCATACCGGCATACTGTGCAGCGTTCTCATTGAACCCTACGGACTTGAGCTCATAACCGAGCTTCATGCGCTCGAGGATGAACCACATGATGAACACCATGAACAGTGCAACGAAAATACCATAGTGGAGTGTCGAGAAATCCGTCAGCTCCGATAGGAAATCCGATCGCAGTGATGCCGTATCCTGGATTTTATCCAGCTTGAAGCCGCCGCCTGAAATCGTCTTGATGAGCGCATTGACGATATGAAGGGCAATGTAGTTCATCATGATCGTGACGATAACTTCGTGGACTTTGAGTGTCGCTTTCAGAAGTCCCGGGATGAGTCCCCAGATTGCACCGGCAGCAGCTGCTGCCAGGAGTGCAAGCGGCAAGTGGATGACTTTCGGCAGTTCGAACGCCATTCCGACGTAGGCAGCCGCGAACCAGCCGACGATGAGCTGTCCTTCCACACCGATATTGAACAGGCCGGTGCGGAATGCAAATGCGACAGCAAGTCCCGCAAGTATGTACGGGCTGATCTGGCGGATCGTTTCACCGATCGCATAGGAATCTCCGAAAATGCCGTTCCATAACGCAGCATAGCCTGCCACGGGATCATATCCGCTGACCAGCATGACAACAGCTCCTACAAGCAATCCGAGGATGATCGAGATTACCGGAACGAGCAGATTGATAATACGATTAGACATGCTTGTCGTCACCTTCTTTCAAAACAGGGCTTTCCTTACTTTCAGCAATTTCTTTTTTGTCATGACCGGCCATGAACAGTCCAAGTTCCTGCTCTGTTGTTTCTGCCGGTGTTACCGTATCGACGATGGCTCCGTCGTAGATGACCGCAATCTTATCGGACACATTCATGACTTCATCCAGCTCGAAGGAGATGAGCAGGACAGCCTTCCCCTGGTCCCGCTGCTCGATGAGACGTCTGTGGATGAATTCGATAGCTCCGACATCCAGTCCGCGCGTCGGCAGAGCGGCAATCAGGAAATCAGGATTGCGTTCGACTTCCCGCCCGATGATCAGCTTCTGCTGGTTACCGCCGGACAGGGCTCTGGCCAGTTCGTGCTCCCCCTGTGTCCGGACATCATAGTCCGCGATGATCTTATTGGCATGGTCGGCGACAGCTTTGTAGTTCATGAGACCGTTCGACGAAAACGGTTTCTGGTAATACGACTGCAGGGCGGCGTTATACCCGACACTGAAGTCGAGGACGAGACCGTGTTTGTGGCGGTCTTGCGGAATATGGCCGAGACCTGTCTCTGTAATCGTCCGCGGTTTGCGGTTTGTAATATCCTTGCCGCCGAGGATGATCTTCCCGGATTTAACTTTGCGCAGACCGGTGATCGCCTCGATCAGCTCAGACTGACCGTTGCCGTCGATACCTGCCAGCCCGACAATTTCGCCTCTCCGGACAGAAAGATTCAGGTTTTTGACTTTGTTGACATTGCGGTAGTCCGCCACTATCAGGTCCTGTATCGACAGGATTTCTTCGGTCGGCACTGCCGGTTTCTTTTCCGTCTTGAACGTCACCTGGCGTCCGACCATCAGGGTTGCAAGTTCTTCCGGATTGGTCTCTTCGGTGATCACCGTTCCAATCCCTTCGCCCTTCCGGATGACTGTCACCCGGTCGGACACCGACATGATCTCCTGCAGTTTGTGTGTGATGAGTATGATGGATTTCCCTTCTTCGATCAGCTTATGCATGATGCGGATCAGCTCATCGATTTCCTGTGGTGTCAGGGAAGCTGTCGGCTCATCGAATATCAGGATTTCCGCACCGCGATAAAGCGTTTTCAGAATTTCCACACGCTGCTGCATTCCGACGGAAATATCCTCGATTTTAGCGGACGGATCGACATTCAATCCGTAAAGCTTCGAAATCTCGGCAACTTTCTTGGCGGAGTCTTTGATGTTGATCCTCCCGCCTTTGGTCGGTTCGCTGCCCAGGATGATGTTTTCTGTTACTGTCAGATTTTCAACGAGCATGAAGTGCTGGTGGACCATGCCGATCCCGAGATCGTTGGCAACATTCGGATCCGTGATATTGACTGCTTTGCCATTCACTTTGATCTGTCCGCCATCCGGCTGGTACAGGCCGAACAGGACGTTCATCAGAGTGGATTTACCCGCACCGTTTTCGCCGAGCAACGCATGGATTTCTCCCTTTTCCAGCTGAAGGGTAATATTTTTGTTCGCATAGAAATTGCCGAATTTCTTATCAATATTCAGCATCTCGATGACGTATTCCACAGTTCTCACTTCCTTGCGTATAGTTTCTGCCTCATTAAAATTGACACAATAAAAGATTTTGGAACAAAATCTTTTAGTCTGGCAACTTACCGGGCTCCGACCCACCAATTATGTATACAAAAGAACGAAGGCCGGATTGCACCGGCCCCCATCATTCAAATCCATGAGCTTTTCTTACTTTTCACCTGGTACTTCAATTTCGCCGTCAGCGATTTTCTTGCTGTATTCGTCGATTTTTGCAAGAACGTCTTCCGGAATCGCACCGCGGGAGTCAGCAAGTGCCACCCCTTCGTCATGGAGACCGTAGACTTTTGTTTCGCCGCCAGGGAACTTGTCTTCTTTCGCCAATTCAGCGACGTCGTTAACCGCATTGTCCACACGCTTCAGCATGGAAGTGAGTGTTACGTTGTCATCGCCGACCTGTCCTTCGTCGTACTGGTCGGAGTCGACACCGATGACCCATACATAAGCGTCTTTGTCAGCTGACTTGCGTTCTTTCGCTTCACTGAACACACCGTTTCCTGATCCGCCGGCAGCGTGGAAGATGATATCCACACCTTCGGAATACATACGGTTCGCTGCTGCTTTACCAAGTTCCGCCTTATCGAACGCGCCAGTGTACTGGACATCCACTTTAAGATCTGGCTTCACTGCTTTGACGCCTTCAAGGAAACCGACTTCGAAACGCTCGATGACCGGGATTTCCATACCGCCGACAAAACCGATTTTGTCCGATTTCGTCATGAGAGCAGCTGCAACTCCAGCGAGGTAGGCACCTTCCTGCTCCTTGAAGAGGATGCTTGCAACGTTCGGCTGGTCCACTACGCCGTCAATGATTGCAAACTCAGTGTCCTTCTGCTGAGTTGCGATCGAGTCGATAGCATCTTCCATCAGGAAACCTACTCCGAATACAAGATTGAAGTCGCGTCGTGCAAGCGCATTCAAGTTTGTTGTGTAGTCTGCGTCACTTTGTGATTGCAGGTAATCGAAGCCGCCGTCGCCTTTCTTAAGATCATTCGATTCACCGAATTCCTGAATCCCTTTCCAAGCGGATTGGTTGAACGACTTATCGTCGATACCGCCGACATCTGTAACCATAGCCACAGAGAATTCAGAAGACTTGTCTCCGCCAGAAGCTGAGCCTTTGTCATTCCCCTTGCTGTCATCCTTGTCTGAACCACAAGCTCCCAACACTGTGCCTGCAGCAAGTACGAGGGACAGGGCAAGACCGAATCTGCGTTTACTCATGTTTGTGTGACCTCCCTATTTATATGTTGGTATGATGAGGGCGGAATCCGCCTTATACCCGTTTCCGGACTACATGGAAGCTGAATTTATCAGCACGGAAGTAATTCTTCGAAAGAAGCACCATTTCACCAGTGTCTGTGTAGTGCTTCTGCAACAGGACGAGAAGAGGTACATCGACCCCGCACCGCAGGATGGATGATGCTTCCTGATCATATCCCACTGGTTCAATATGTGCAATAGCCTGTGCGATATGGATCTTACCATCTTGTTCAAGCGCGTCGAAAAGCGAATTTTTCATCAATTCAGAGGAAGTATTCCGTAAACTGCCGGATTTAACCTGATCGATACAATAGACGACCGGTTCCCCGTCCGCTGTGCGGACCCTCTTAATTGTAACAATGGAATCCTCCGCAGCGCAACCGAACTTTTCAATGCTGTCATCCGCAGCCGGTGCTTCCGTCACTTCCATGAAAATCGTGCCGGGTTCCATGCCTGCATTGCGGATCATCGTTGACACACTGGATAATTCCTCGATCCCTGATGAGAAGACTGGACTTGGTTTCAGGAATGTACCGACACCATGCTTGCGGACAATCACTTTCTCTTCTTCCAAGACACGCAGTGCTTCACGCAGCGTCGCGCGGCTGACACCAAGTGTCCTGGCGAGCTCGAATTCAGAAGGGAACTTCTCATTTTCCTTGAAAACGCCGGCTTCGATGTTCTGCTTGATGTGCTCAATGACTTGGACATACAGATGCCGCTGGTCTGCCTTGATCACAAATCCATCTCCCTCCGGTTGAGGTCAGACCTCTGATGTTATACG comes from Sporosarcina trichiuri and encodes:
- the yfmH gene encoding EF-P 5-aminopentanol modification-associated protein YfmH, with protein sequence MNEIHFNQLQETLYHEKLENGLNVYVLPKEGFSKTYVTFTTKYGSVDRTFIPRDRKEYVTVPDGIAHFLEHKMFEKEEGDVFQEFSENAAAANAFTSFTRTSYLFSSTSNLYKNTKTLLDFVQQPYFTEKTVEKEKGIIAQEITMYDDQPDWRQYFGTIENLFRNHPVRIDIAGTVETIQDITADHLYECYETFYHPSNMVFFAVGNVDPAEMLKFVKEDQHSKSFKAPEPVVRQFPDEPDEAAETRSDLRMDVTKPKLMIGTKCRNTAMSGKEMLIRELASDVTLDILFGRSSEFYTKAYNEGLIDESFSYEFNLENGFGFAVVGSDTDHPEELEKLIFSVLDEAKSNWSITDGQLDRIRKKRIGLFMRALNSPEYIANQFTHYNFNEMNLFDVVPVLEQLTVEQMKEAFRDLYYENGQTVLTIHPTGNEQG
- the yfmF gene encoding EF-P 5-aminopentanol modification-associated protein YfmF, with the translated sequence MFNKTILQPGVTLYTRPTAQFKTISLSIKFTAPLTEENAGARTVLANVLEDSTAHYPTRTKLRQALEELYGAVFYTDTGKRGNQHSLMVFAESVNDEYLNNPDGPVFEQLLSLVKESLFEPNLTDGAFSETIVEREKQSVADRIRSVYNDKTRYANKRMLELIRPGEPASLSANGSEEAVLAVTAETLRQTYDSMLNNDSIDIYVLGDIDEQQMIEQVKDLFSFPAGDRQTVQPAGHEHSGETPPKHIREKQDMKQGKLNMAYSTPVDFRHPDYPKMQMANGVLGGFAHSKLFVNVREKESLAYYCSSSYSSQYGLLYIMSGIDAEEEEKTARLIGEQIEAMKQGKISDLEMRQTLALLSNSIRSAFDSAKGQIDIYDQYKQLDENFRADHLIAKWEQVTKEDVQQMAGQLTKEITYLLSGREALEDE
- a CDS encoding ABC transporter permease; protein product: MSTLLNVLYIIVPLSIAYAAPLIFTAIGGVFSERSGVINIGLEGLMVMGAFVGIVFNLFFADTFGAWTPWVSILAAMLVSAIFSLMHAVASITFRADQVVSGVAINLLGIAIALFSVKMIYGKGQTDFIQEKIARFNIPFLKDIPVLGPMFFKSVYGSSILAISIAVLAWFIIYKTPFGLRLRSVGEHPMAADTMGIKVNRIRYIAVIISGGLAGMGGAVYAQTMTNDFGHATINGQGFMALAAMIFGKWHPIGAMGAAIFFGFAQALAINSSSLPFMENVPSFVLYILPYVLTIVALAGFIGRANGPKALGDPYVKGSR
- a CDS encoding ABC transporter permease, coding for MSNRIINLLVPVISIILGLLVGAVVMLVSGYDPVAGYAALWNGIFGDSYAIGETIRQISPYILAGLAVAFAFRTGLFNIGVEGQLIVGWFAAAYVGMAFELPKVIHLPLALLAAAAAGAIWGLIPGLLKATLKVHEVIVTIMMNYIALHIVNALIKTISGGGFKLDKIQDTASLRSDFLSELTDFSTLHYGIFVALFMVFIMWFILERMKLGYELKSVGFNENAAQYAGMNVKKNIILAMVISGAFAGLGGAMEALGTFGNISSRAGFTGIGFDGIAVALLGANTPLGVIFGASLFGSLKYGANNMPNAANIPIEIVSIVIALIIFFVASGYIIRVGLLRLSKKKEAK
- a CDS encoding ABC transporter ATP-binding protein, with product MEYVIEMLNIDKKFGNFYANKNITLQLEKGEIHALLGENGAGKSTLMNVLFGLYQPDGGQIKVNGKAVNITDPNVANDLGIGMVHQHFMLVENLTVTENIILGSEPTKGGRINIKDSAKKVAEISKLYGLNVDPSAKIEDISVGMQQRVEILKTLYRGAEILIFDEPTASLTPQEIDELIRIMHKLIEEGKSIILITHKLQEIMSVSDRVTVIRKGEGIGTVITEETNPEELATLMVGRQVTFKTEKKPAVPTEEILSIQDLIVADYRNVNKVKNLNLSVRRGEIVGLAGIDGNGQSELIEAITGLRKVKSGKIILGGKDITNRKPRTITETGLGHIPQDRHKHGLVLDFSVGYNAALQSYYQKPFSSNGLMNYKAVADHANKIIADYDVRTQGEHELARALSGGNQQKLIIGREVERNPDFLIAALPTRGLDVGAIEFIHRRLIEQRDQGKAVLLISFELDEVMNVSDKIAVIYDGAIVDTVTPAETTEQELGLFMAGHDKKEIAESKESPVLKEGDDKHV
- a CDS encoding BMP family lipoprotein, whose amino-acid sequence is MSKRRFGLALSLVLAAGTVLGACGSDKDDSKGNDKGSASGGDKSSEFSVAMVTDVGGIDDKSFNQSAWKGIQEFGESNDLKKGDGGFDYLQSQSDADYTTNLNALARRDFNLVFGVGFLMEDAIDSIATQQKDTEFAIIDGVVDQPNVASILFKEQEGAYLAGVAAALMTKSDKIGFVGGMEIPVIERFEVGFLEGVKAVKPDLKVDVQYTGAFDKAELGKAAANRMYSEGVDIIFHAAGGSGNGVFSEAKERKSADKDAYVWVIGVDSDQYDEGQVGDDNVTLTSMLKRVDNAVNDVAELAKEDKFPGGETKVYGLHDEGVALADSRGAIPEDVLAKIDEYSKKIADGEIEVPGEK
- a CDS encoding GntR family transcriptional regulator → MIKADQRHLYVQVIEHIKQNIEAGVFKENEKFPSEFELARTLGVSRATLREALRVLEEEKVIVRKHGVGTFLKPSPVFSSGIEELSSVSTMIRNAGMEPGTIFMEVTEAPAADDSIEKFGCAAEDSIVTIKRVRTADGEPVVYCIDQVKSGSLRNTSSELMKNSLFDALEQDGKIHIAQAIAHIEPVGYDQEASSILRCGVDVPLLVLLQKHYTDTGEMVLLSKNYFRADKFSFHVVRKRV